In Chryseobacterium gleum, a single genomic region encodes these proteins:
- a CDS encoding SusC/RagA family TonB-linked outer membrane protein codes for MNVKLHVLSAGALFFLGQAAFAQKSKNDSVLKENKIDEVIVTGYQKKKADEITQAQAVVGGDEIRRNSPTTSIGNSLQGRASGVFVQSTTGQPGAAATIQVRGIAGVGGSSEPTYVVNGMYMTARQFSAINPADVESISILKDAAATAQYGARGANGVVVVTTKAGKAGKTHYSFETKFGFSEKLRDKNYTMMNSRELMDFQNQLGYLGFKPRSQEEMDRLAAYDHNWQKDLLKPSSIQSYLFSAQGGSRESTFYYSLGYDSDNGIIRDIDGLRRYTGNFGFTNKLSEKLNVGINLGVQYQETQNFRDRNNTQNPFGAMYKYAPYEPVYNADGSYNQTMRAGSNVVEQIRNYRLDDQRLRIPVTLFAEYKIIDGLKFKTNFNGLFDWYMGTQWLKKGSNLDITVNKVPTGSLNKNSFYTFNYTWNNSINYKKSYGGHNFDFLGFIEYNDNYNETMNGGAYGLKSPVINVPSITTPSDRNTFTGVKVRNTLFSLAGILNYDYEGKYLVTGSLRRDASSRFGANNQSGIFWSASAAWNIAKEDFMKGGFINDLKLRGSYGTTGNDGTLPDYFNVNNISYGLYGTNGTSYPSTLSQGNFIIGNSNLKWESNAITNLGVDFTMWNRRVRGSVEVYQNKRKDFVQLVPLDKQEGGYYQYINAGDMSQKGLEVELSVDVIKQKDFQWNLHANISFQKSVLDKLADGQSERNLGDTYLKVGETPYVFYNVRFAGVDPGNGKALYYDKAGNITDVYSASNAVPLTDKSPFPKSFGGFGTTVQYKGLDFSADFAFKLGGYTYNNMYAAAVDPTLAVAGRNMAQAAAQVWKNPGDTGVFQKVDSNGMRDSDQWIEKSDYLRLRSLTLGYTFDKAFLGEGSPINKLRAYVQGQNLFTVTKFHGEPEVSVGSGESTALFVPGAYNLYTYPAVRTILVGLQLEF; via the coding sequence ATGAATGTGAAGTTACATGTATTAAGTGCCGGAGCTTTGTTCTTTTTAGGGCAAGCTGCTTTTGCACAAAAATCTAAGAATGATTCTGTTCTGAAGGAGAATAAGATCGATGAAGTAATCGTTACTGGATACCAGAAGAAAAAAGCAGATGAAATTACCCAGGCTCAGGCTGTTGTTGGTGGTGATGAAATCAGAAGAAACTCCCCTACAACATCTATTGGTAACTCTTTACAGGGTAGAGCTTCAGGGGTATTTGTACAAAGTACTACAGGGCAGCCGGGGGCTGCTGCTACCATTCAGGTAAGAGGGATTGCCGGTGTTGGTGGTTCTTCTGAGCCTACTTATGTTGTGAACGGAATGTATATGACTGCAAGACAGTTCAGTGCAATCAACCCTGCCGACGTAGAATCTATTTCAATTCTTAAAGATGCTGCTGCCACAGCACAGTATGGTGCGAGAGGAGCAAATGGGGTAGTAGTTGTAACAACTAAAGCCGGAAAGGCTGGAAAAACTCACTATTCATTTGAAACTAAGTTTGGTTTCAGTGAAAAGCTGAGAGACAAAAACTACACCATGATGAACTCAAGAGAGTTGATGGATTTCCAGAACCAATTAGGATATCTTGGATTTAAACCGAGATCTCAGGAGGAAATGGACAGATTGGCTGCTTATGATCATAACTGGCAAAAAGATTTGTTGAAGCCTTCAAGCATCCAGTCTTACTTATTCAGTGCACAAGGAGGATCAAGAGAGAGTACTTTTTATTACTCTTTAGGATATGATTCTGACAATGGTATTATCAGAGATATAGACGGTCTTAGAAGATATACTGGTAACTTCGGATTTACGAATAAATTGAGCGAAAAGCTGAATGTGGGTATCAACCTTGGAGTTCAGTATCAGGAAACACAGAATTTCAGAGACAGAAATAATACGCAGAATCCATTCGGGGCAATGTATAAATATGCTCCTTATGAGCCGGTTTATAATGCAGACGGCAGCTACAACCAAACCATGAGAGCGGGTTCTAACGTTGTTGAGCAGATCCGTAATTACAGATTAGATGATCAGAGACTGAGAATTCCGGTAACTTTATTTGCTGAATATAAAATTATCGATGGTCTGAAGTTTAAGACCAACTTTAACGGACTTTTCGATTGGTATATGGGAACCCAGTGGCTGAAAAAAGGTTCAAACCTTGATATTACAGTTAACAAAGTACCTACAGGTTCATTGAACAAAAATTCATTCTACACGTTTAACTACACCTGGAATAACTCCATTAACTATAAAAAATCATATGGAGGTCACAACTTTGATTTCTTAGGATTTATCGAATACAACGATAACTACAACGAAACAATGAACGGTGGGGCTTATGGATTGAAATCACCTGTAATAAATGTTCCATCTATTACAACACCATCTGACAGAAATACATTTACTGGAGTTAAGGTAAGAAATACTCTATTCAGTTTAGCTGGTATACTTAACTACGATTATGAAGGTAAGTATTTGGTAACAGGGTCATTGAGAAGAGATGCTTCATCAAGATTTGGTGCCAATAACCAAAGTGGTATTTTCTGGTCTGCAAGTGCTGCATGGAATATCGCGAAAGAAGACTTCATGAAAGGTGGTTTTATTAATGATTTAAAGCTTAGAGGATCTTACGGTACAACAGGTAATGATGGTACTTTACCTGATTATTTTAACGTGAACAATATCAGCTATGGATTATATGGTACTAATGGTACTTCATATCCTAGTACGCTTTCACAAGGTAATTTTATTATTGGGAACAGCAATCTTAAATGGGAGTCTAATGCGATTACCAACTTGGGAGTTGATTTCACCATGTGGAACAGAAGAGTTCGTGGATCCGTGGAAGTATATCAGAACAAGAGAAAAGATTTCGTACAGCTTGTGCCTTTGGATAAACAGGAAGGTGGATACTACCAGTACATCAATGCAGGAGATATGTCTCAGAAAGGTCTTGAAGTTGAACTTAGTGTAGATGTAATCAAGCAGAAAGATTTCCAGTGGAACTTACATGCTAATATTTCTTTCCAGAAGTCTGTTCTTGATAAGTTAGCAGATGGCCAGTCGGAAAGAAATTTAGGAGATACTTATCTTAAAGTGGGAGAAACTCCATATGTATTCTATAATGTTAGATTTGCAGGGGTAGATCCAGGTAACGGAAAAGCATTATATTACGATAAAGCTGGCAATATAACTGATGTTTATAGCGCTTCGAATGCAGTTCCGCTTACGGATAAATCCCCATTCCCAAAAAGCTTTGGTGGATTTGGTACTACCGTTCAGTACAAAGGACTTGATTTCAGTGCAGATTTCGCATTCAAGTTAGGCGGGTATACTTATAACAACATGTATGCTGCTGCTGTTGACCCAACATTGGCTGTTGCGGGTAGAAACATGGCTCAGGCTGCTGCTCAGGTTTGGAAGAATCCAGGAGATACAGGAGTGTTCCAAAAAGTTGACTCAAACGGTATGCGTGACTCTGATCAATGGATTGAAAAATCAGATTACTTAAGATTAAGATCACTTACATTAGGATATACATTTGATAAAGCATTCCTTGGAGAAGGATCACCAATTAATAAGCTTAGAGCATACGTACAGGGGCAAAACCTGTTTACAGTGACTAAGTTCCACGGAGAGCCTGAAGTTTCAGTAGGATCCGGAGAATCTACGGCATTGTTCGTTCCTGGAGCATATAACCTTTATACTTACCCTGCTGTAAGAACAATCTTGGTAGGATTGCAATTAGAATTTTAA
- a CDS encoding aldehyde dehydrogenase family protein: MSTITEPRSATLLQRPQFKNRYDNYIDGKFTPPVKGQYFDVVSPVDGKNFTQVAHSSKEDLELAVDAAAKAFQRWKNTSSTERSIILNKIADRMEQNLEYLAIVETIDNGKAVRETLAADLPLAIDHFRYFASVIRAEEGSHNELDKDTVSLIVHEPLGVIAQIIPWNFPILMAVWKLAPALAAGNCVVLKPAESTPVSIMVLMELIGDLLPAGVVNIVNGFGAELGRALVTNPKVAKAAFTGSTATGRLVMQYATENIIPVTLELGGKSPNVFFNSVMDADDEFLDKAIEGAVLFALNQGEICTCPSRLLVQEGIADAFIERVIERVKAIKVGNPLDKTVMMGAQASQIQKDKILSYIQLGKEEGAEVLVGGDVNHLGEDLEDGYYIQPTIFKGNNRMRIFQEEIFGPVLAFTTFKDEEEAVKIANDTIYGLGAGVWTRDAHQLYNIPRQIEAGRVWVNQYHSYPAGAPFGGYKQSGIGRENHKMMLDHYRQTKNMLISYNKNKLGFF; encoded by the coding sequence ATGAGCACTATTACAGAACCAAGATCTGCGACACTTTTACAGCGTCCTCAGTTTAAAAACAGATATGATAATTATATCGACGGAAAATTCACGCCACCCGTTAAAGGACAGTACTTTGATGTAGTCTCTCCGGTGGACGGAAAAAACTTTACTCAGGTGGCTCACTCTTCTAAAGAAGATTTGGAATTGGCAGTAGATGCTGCTGCAAAAGCATTTCAGAGATGGAAAAATACATCCTCTACAGAAAGAAGTATCATCCTGAATAAAATTGCAGACAGGATGGAACAGAACCTGGAATACCTTGCAATAGTAGAAACTATTGATAACGGAAAGGCTGTAAGAGAAACATTGGCAGCAGATTTACCTCTGGCTATTGATCATTTCAGGTATTTCGCTTCTGTGATCCGCGCCGAAGAAGGATCACATAATGAATTGGATAAAGACACCGTTTCCCTAATCGTTCACGAACCGCTTGGAGTGATCGCACAAATCATCCCATGGAATTTCCCGATACTAATGGCGGTGTGGAAACTGGCTCCGGCATTGGCGGCAGGAAACTGCGTGGTTTTAAAGCCGGCAGAAAGTACCCCTGTTTCCATTATGGTTTTAATGGAACTCATCGGAGATCTTTTACCGGCAGGCGTTGTTAATATTGTCAACGGGTTTGGGGCAGAACTCGGAAGAGCCCTTGTAACTAATCCGAAAGTCGCTAAAGCAGCATTTACCGGATCTACGGCGACAGGACGTCTGGTAATGCAATATGCTACAGAAAACATCATTCCTGTGACCCTGGAATTGGGAGGAAAATCACCTAATGTCTTCTTCAATTCAGTAATGGATGCAGATGATGAATTTTTAGACAAAGCTATAGAAGGAGCTGTTCTTTTTGCCCTTAATCAGGGAGAGATCTGTACATGTCCTTCAAGGTTGCTGGTTCAGGAAGGTATTGCCGATGCCTTTATTGAAAGGGTGATTGAGAGGGTAAAAGCAATCAAAGTAGGAAATCCGCTGGACAAAACCGTGATGATGGGTGCACAGGCTTCACAGATTCAGAAAGATAAAATCCTTTCCTATATCCAGCTGGGAAAAGAAGAAGGGGCAGAAGTGCTTGTGGGAGGTGATGTCAATCATTTGGGGGAAGATCTGGAAGACGGATACTACATTCAGCCTACCATCTTCAAAGGAAATAACAGAATGAGAATCTTCCAGGAAGAAATTTTCGGTCCTGTACTGGCGTTTACTACTTTCAAAGACGAGGAAGAAGCTGTGAAAATTGCCAATGATACCATCTACGGACTGGGAGCAGGAGTCTGGACAAGAGATGCGCATCAGCTGTACAATATTCCCCGTCAGATTGAAGCAGGTAGGGTATGGGTGAACCAATATCATTCTTATCCTGCAGGAGCACCTTTCGGAGGTTACAAGCAATCTGGAATCGGAAGAGAAAACCATAAAATGATGCTCGACCATTACCGTCAAACCAAAAACATGCTGATTTCTTATAACAAGAATAAGCTAGGTTTCTTTTAA
- a CDS encoding AraC family transcriptional regulator — protein sequence MNNNSKILLNTPELRKENQLLSLVENQTKFNLNNCEFNIYETHKAAFDVKLHFENIAFTAMLRGKKHMKLDNKTSYFDYYPGESILVAPGETMVIDFPEADETPTQCISLSLNPDFIEDSLNYLNYHLPKVDEASQWNIQLDEYFLFNNKALASATNNIMRIAMDDNSQKDIMADFALKELLIRLMQTQARSMVEKNIVKNKSRIGFVVDYIKTNLHQKLSIDSIAKLAYVSKSNFFKMFKDELGTSPNDFILQERINRAKELLASQTSIKETAFQTGFSDTNYFTRVFKQLEGVTPKSYQDRMMIR from the coding sequence ATGAATAACAATAGTAAGATTTTATTAAATACTCCTGAATTACGCAAGGAAAACCAACTATTGAGTCTTGTTGAAAACCAGACGAAGTTCAATCTAAACAATTGTGAATTCAATATTTATGAGACTCACAAGGCTGCTTTTGACGTAAAACTGCACTTTGAAAATATTGCATTTACAGCAATGCTGAGAGGTAAAAAACACATGAAGCTGGATAATAAAACCAGTTATTTTGATTATTATCCGGGAGAAAGCATTCTGGTAGCACCAGGGGAAACCATGGTCATTGATTTTCCGGAGGCTGATGAAACACCTACACAATGTATTTCTTTAAGCCTAAATCCCGATTTTATTGAAGATTCTCTCAACTATCTGAATTATCACCTTCCCAAAGTGGATGAGGCCTCACAATGGAATATTCAGCTGGATGAATATTTTCTGTTTAATAATAAAGCGCTTGCTTCCGCTACCAACAATATTATGAGAATTGCGATGGATGATAATTCTCAAAAGGATATCATGGCCGATTTTGCACTGAAGGAACTTCTGATCAGACTGATGCAGACCCAGGCAAGAAGCATGGTAGAAAAAAATATTGTTAAGAATAAATCCAGAATAGGTTTTGTAGTGGATTATATTAAAACAAATCTGCACCAGAAATTGTCGATTGACAGCATTGCGAAGCTGGCTTATGTAAGCAAATCCAATTTCTTTAAAATGTTCAAAGATGAGCTGGGAACTTCTCCGAATGATTTTATTTTACAGGAAAGAATCAATAGGGCAAAAGAGCTGTTGGCCAGCCAGACCAGCATCAAGGAAACCGCTTTTCAGACAGGATTTTCAGATACGAATTATTTCACCAGAGTATTTAAGCAGCTGGAGGGAGTAACTCCGAAAAGTTATCAGGATAGGATGATGATAAGATAG
- the adhP gene encoding alcohol dehydrogenase AdhP: protein MIPKTMKAAVVQGYGQPLKIEEVPVREPGRYEVLVKVMACGVCHTDLHAVDGDWPAKPKMPLIPGHEGVGIVVACGPEAFVKEGDAVGVPWLYSACGCCDYCITGWETLCEAQKNGGYSVDGGFAEYVIADSRYVGHLKSDVNFLEIAPILCAGVTVYKGLKETETKPGEWVAISGIGGLGHVAVQYAKAMGMHVAAIDVADDKLDLAKKLGADLVVNAKNTDPGEYLHKEVGGMHGALITAVSPIAFKQGIDVLRRKGTIALNGLPPGSFELPIFETVLKRITVRGSIVGTRKDLQEALDFANEGLVKATVTPAKLEDINDVFDKMKKGQIDGRIVLDIAGSN from the coding sequence ATGATCCCAAAAACAATGAAAGCGGCGGTAGTTCAGGGCTACGGCCAACCTTTGAAAATAGAAGAAGTACCCGTAAGAGAACCCGGCAGATATGAAGTTTTGGTTAAAGTAATGGCCTGTGGAGTCTGTCATACAGACTTACATGCTGTGGATGGCGACTGGCCTGCAAAGCCGAAGATGCCTCTTATCCCCGGGCATGAAGGTGTAGGTATTGTAGTCGCATGCGGACCCGAAGCTTTTGTAAAAGAAGGAGATGCGGTAGGAGTTCCGTGGCTGTACAGTGCATGCGGATGCTGTGATTATTGTATCACCGGATGGGAAACCCTTTGTGAAGCACAGAAAAATGGAGGATATAGTGTAGATGGCGGATTTGCAGAATACGTCATTGCAGATTCAAGATATGTAGGACATTTAAAATCTGATGTTAACTTTTTGGAAATTGCCCCTATTTTATGTGCGGGAGTAACAGTTTACAAAGGACTGAAAGAAACAGAAACAAAACCTGGTGAATGGGTCGCTATTTCAGGAATTGGTGGACTGGGGCATGTGGCAGTTCAGTATGCAAAGGCAATGGGAATGCATGTTGCTGCCATTGATGTAGCAGATGATAAACTGGATCTGGCGAAAAAATTAGGAGCAGACCTTGTAGTTAATGCAAAAAACACAGATCCTGGAGAATATTTGCATAAAGAAGTCGGCGGAATGCACGGCGCATTGATTACTGCGGTTTCACCTATTGCTTTCAAACAGGGAATAGATGTGCTGAGAAGAAAAGGTACCATTGCTCTGAATGGCTTGCCTCCCGGCTCTTTTGAACTTCCGATTTTTGAAACGGTCTTAAAGAGAATCACCGTAAGAGGTTCCATTGTCGGAACCAGAAAAGATTTACAGGAAGCCCTGGATTTTGCCAATGAGGGATTGGTAAAAGCTACCGTTACTCCTGCAAAACTGGAAGATATCAATGATGTATTCGATAAGATGAAAAAAGGACAAATAGATGGCAGAATTGTTCTGGATATTGCCGGCTCAAATTAA
- a CDS encoding RagB/SusD family nutrient uptake outer membrane protein, whose product MKKNIIKISLAALTMFVTLTSCDRNLDQISSINEDQEQAMTRPETFRQAMDGAYTALKGAGYYTGDTGNQLIMGDLTTDNLVRVTTGRNTNFAASNFEFSSDNSQTTGLYSAAYLVISRANFVLKYINNGVLSGTQKTNLEAEARALRAIAHFDIVRAYSKIPTQSADAKSSVGIYYAEKYEPLNNTGSRNLTVEQVYDKIIADLLFGADNITQNDADKGRLSKAAIYGLLSRVYLYKGDYAKTIEYGELALGMSPGITEKKNFTALWKEENNTKNVDGILFQVLNAASEQNTVGVAYNQSVPALRSEFVVDYDLYTSYTNDDVRKSVYFTTSVYSKQNYNHVTKYSGNGGPANIVSIKYLRGAEVLLNIAEAYYRTGNGAQALVLLNKLRAERYNTFTPGTETGQALLDAILKERRLELAFENDRWYTLKRLNLPVQRSGKGDLADGTGTPAVAQTLPAGSFKWQWPIPITAIQANPNIKQNDQY is encoded by the coding sequence ATGAAAAAGAATATAATAAAAATAAGTTTAGCTGCGTTAACCATGTTTGTTACGTTAACGTCTTGCGACAGAAATTTAGATCAAATCTCATCAATCAATGAAGATCAGGAACAGGCAATGACAAGACCTGAGACCTTCAGACAGGCTATGGATGGAGCTTATACAGCTCTTAAAGGAGCTGGATATTATACTGGCGATACAGGAAATCAACTTATCATGGGTGATCTTACTACAGATAACCTGGTTCGTGTAACTACAGGAAGAAATACCAATTTTGCGGCATCAAACTTCGAATTTTCATCAGATAATTCACAGACAACAGGATTGTATAGTGCTGCCTATCTTGTAATCAGCCGAGCTAACTTTGTTTTGAAATATATCAACAACGGTGTATTATCCGGAACACAGAAAACGAATTTGGAAGCTGAAGCAAGAGCATTAAGAGCAATAGCACATTTTGATATTGTAAGAGCGTATTCTAAGATCCCGACTCAATCTGCAGATGCAAAATCAAGTGTGGGGATTTATTACGCTGAAAAATATGAGCCTCTTAATAATACAGGATCTAGAAATTTAACTGTTGAGCAGGTTTATGATAAGATTATAGCTGATTTATTATTTGGTGCTGATAATATTACACAAAATGATGCGGATAAAGGAAGACTGAGCAAAGCTGCCATCTATGGATTGTTATCAAGAGTATACCTGTACAAAGGAGACTATGCTAAAACTATAGAATATGGAGAGCTTGCATTGGGAATGTCACCAGGTATCACTGAAAAGAAAAATTTTACTGCTCTGTGGAAAGAAGAAAATAATACGAAGAATGTGGACGGAATTTTATTCCAGGTATTAAATGCTGCATCAGAACAAAATACGGTGGGTGTTGCTTATAATCAATCAGTTCCTGCCTTAAGATCTGAATTTGTTGTAGATTATGATCTATATACTTCATATACAAATGATGATGTGAGAAAATCTGTTTATTTCACTACAAGTGTATATAGCAAACAAAACTATAATCATGTAACAAAATATTCAGGAAACGGAGGTCCTGCTAATATTGTTTCAATTAAATATTTAAGAGGAGCTGAAGTATTATTGAATATTGCAGAAGCATATTACAGAACAGGTAATGGTGCACAGGCTCTTGTTTTACTAAACAAGCTAAGAGCTGAAAGATATAATACATTTACACCTGGTACAGAAACAGGACAGGCTCTTTTAGATGCTATTTTAAAAGAAAGAAGACTGGAGCTTGCATTTGAAAATGACAGATGGTATACATTGAAGAGATTAAATCTTCCTGTTCAGAGATCAGGAAAAGGAGACCTTGCGGATGGTACAGGAACACCGGCTGTAGCACAAACTCTTCCGGCAGGAAGCTTCAAATGGCAGTGGCCAATTCCAATTACTGCTATCCAGGCAAACCCGAACATTAAGCAAAATGATCAATATTAA